Proteins from a genomic interval of Chroococcidiopsis thermalis PCC 7203:
- a CDS encoding transketolase — translation MTASTEAAKIVTPEFCQGIQYFGETLPGFEQYGKQAAIAPNKTAITDPSDPAAVFQTLLYADALRYLTVQVTGSKASGHPGGFASQVEAYAALVMLGYKNIITEVGHHAPGFYSAMFLDRSLEDMGITTVQQLRDRFREHNGLLGHLSGFIPGILAPAGPLGQGQHFAMSAARLHPDKLFPVTIGDGGLGEPYIMSSMAHFHTAYPGVTNFLPVLVWNGYSQEHHSMVSTQSNERMMAYWHGNGFEEVVLVDAKDFDDKNQPGDYVDSTAFSFEQRLAFTKAVLVAADEAARSALSGTLTVLIIKQLKGAGVHARGAKSHNLYAMHTLDNPDIVNALKSRALAPAAWEIVRTNCERAGGGSASRVAVTESVLPLAELGELPLEEYAVGGDPKVSTTAMGKLVAKVGECDRNYIVTNADGNEASGIANINQALKIIHPTEDPIYNQTPGGQVYEPLSEDACAGLAAGSALMGSRTLWCSYESFAINGLPIWQTVTQAMAELRRPTPSTVTLFTAGALEQGRNGWTHQRPEIEAYFAAMMRNGNVFPLFPPDANSIQVCYDWALTTKNKGVVITASKSPLPIRTTFEQSRKAIQDGAVVLQEIKGSKTVVFAVIGDMVLMPVFEAATYLEAQEIGVRIVSVVNPRRLYRPSDVAWDSCSEPDGEFLNDAGFEALFGGDALVGVASGASGMLEPIMLRSHCQRDTFAWKRGETTASPAQLMAINGMTAENLVKRAMELVG, via the coding sequence ATGACGGCATCGACCGAAGCGGCAAAGATAGTAACACCAGAATTTTGTCAAGGAATTCAGTATTTTGGCGAAACTTTGCCAGGATTCGAGCAATATGGCAAACAAGCAGCGATCGCACCAAATAAAACTGCTATTACCGATCCTAGCGATCCGGCGGCTGTATTTCAAACCCTCCTCTATGCCGATGCCCTGCGCTATTTAACAGTACAAGTAACGGGAAGTAAAGCTTCGGGACACCCTGGTGGATTTGCCTCACAAGTAGAAGCTTACGCAGCCTTGGTAATGTTGGGTTACAAAAACATTATTACCGAAGTCGGACATCACGCCCCAGGATTTTACAGCGCCATGTTCTTAGATCGTTCGTTAGAAGACATGGGCATTACTACTGTACAACAATTGCGCGATCGCTTCCGCGAACACAACGGTTTACTCGGACACCTTTCTGGCTTTATTCCTGGTATTCTCGCCCCGGCGGGACCATTGGGACAAGGGCAACATTTCGCTATGTCAGCCGCCCGTCTCCACCCCGATAAATTATTCCCCGTCACGATTGGCGATGGTGGGTTAGGCGAACCTTACATCATGAGTAGCATGGCGCATTTCCACACAGCCTATCCAGGCGTGACAAATTTCTTACCCGTCTTGGTGTGGAATGGCTACAGTCAGGAACATCATAGTATGGTGTCCACTCAATCCAACGAACGGATGATGGCATACTGGCACGGTAACGGTTTTGAAGAAGTCGTGTTAGTCGATGCCAAAGACTTTGACGACAAAAACCAACCAGGCGATTATGTCGATAGTACCGCTTTTTCCTTCGAGCAGCGCCTAGCTTTTACTAAAGCCGTATTAGTTGCAGCCGATGAAGCCGCCCGTTCTGCTTTAAGTGGAACGCTAACCGTACTCATTATTAAACAATTAAAAGGAGCAGGAGTCCACGCGAGAGGGGCAAAATCTCACAACCTCTATGCGATGCATACTCTCGATAACCCCGATATTGTCAACGCCCTCAAATCGCGTGCTTTAGCGCCTGCTGCATGGGAAATCGTGCGGACGAACTGCGAACGCGCTGGTGGTGGTTCGGCGAGTCGGGTAGCAGTGACGGAATCTGTATTACCGCTAGCAGAACTTGGGGAATTGCCGTTAGAAGAATATGCTGTAGGGGGAGATCCGAAAGTATCGACAACAGCGATGGGTAAATTGGTGGCGAAAGTGGGAGAATGCGATCGCAACTACATCGTCACCAACGCTGATGGGAATGAAGCGTCTGGAATTGCCAACATTAACCAAGCATTGAAAATTATCCACCCCACAGAAGATCCTATATACAACCAAACCCCAGGCGGACAAGTTTACGAACCTTTGAGTGAAGATGCTTGTGCGGGTTTAGCAGCTGGTTCGGCGTTGATGGGCAGTCGTACTTTGTGGTGTTCTTATGAGTCTTTTGCGATTAATGGTTTACCGATTTGGCAAACGGTAACGCAAGCAATGGCAGAATTACGTCGCCCCACACCGTCTACCGTAACTCTATTTACGGCTGGGGCGTTAGAACAAGGGCGCAATGGATGGACGCACCAACGCCCTGAAATTGAAGCATATTTCGCCGCCATGATGCGCAATGGAAATGTCTTTCCCTTATTTCCACCCGATGCCAATTCGATTCAAGTTTGTTACGATTGGGCGCTGACAACGAAGAATAAGGGTGTTGTAATTACAGCGAGTAAGTCACCTTTACCAATTCGCACGACATTTGAACAAAGTCGCAAAGCAATTCAAGATGGTGCGGTGGTACTGCAAGAAATTAAAGGTAGCAAGACGGTAGTATTTGCTGTAATTGGCGATATGGTTTTGATGCCTGTATTTGAAGCTGCGACTTATTTAGAAGCGCAAGAAATTGGTGTGAGAATTGTTTCTGTTGTCAATCCCCGTCGTTTGTATCGTCCTAGCGATGTGGCTTGGGATTCTTGTTCTGAACCCGATGGAGAATTTTTGAATGATGCTGGATTTGAGGCGTTATTTGGTGGCGATGCTTTGGTTGGAGTAGCATCTGGTGCGAGTGGGATGTTGGAACCAATTATGTTGCGGAGTCATTGCCAGCGCGATACTTTTGCCTGGAAGCGAGGAGAAACCACCGCAAGTCCTGCACAATTGATGGCAATAAATGGGATGACGGCTGAGAATTTGGTCAAACGCGCTATGGAGTTGGTTGGTTAG
- a CDS encoding cytochrome P450 → MKLTEVNKTPALLQTLQLIANPIEFLNTCANKYSDPFAVRVLGLNSPPVVFFSHPQAIKEIFAIPSEYFDYKKATHVFQPLMGEQSLILQEGKSHQRQRQLMLPPFHGDRMKTYGQIICQITQAVTQQWQVGKQISINHFLPDITLQIILQVVFGISPGERYEQLKVKLSSLLEDVTTPWYSSLFFFPPLQKDLGAWSPWGHFVRRRQQIDKLIYAEISQRRRENNLTRTDILSMLMAARDENGQQMNDEELRDQLMSLLLLGYETTAAALAWAFYLLHSHPQVRDRLQQELNNADNTKPDAIAQLPYLTAICQESLRVHPIALICTPRMVRDSVQIAGDKFNAGTIIVPCIYLTHRREEIYPQPEKFQPERFLHQKFSPFEYLPFGGGSRGCIGAAFSLYEMKLVLATVLSQYELELANSRPVSPVRRGITIVPSENGMQMSVISG, encoded by the coding sequence ATGAAGTTAACTGAGGTAAACAAAACTCCAGCCTTACTGCAAACGCTCCAGCTAATTGCCAATCCAATTGAGTTTTTAAATACTTGTGCCAACAAATACAGCGACCCATTTGCTGTGAGAGTTTTAGGTTTAAATTCTCCGCCAGTTGTATTTTTCAGCCATCCACAAGCAATTAAAGAGATTTTCGCTATTCCTTCAGAGTACTTTGATTATAAAAAAGCAACTCACGTATTTCAACCTTTGATGGGGGAGCAATCTTTAATTTTACAAGAAGGGAAAAGTCATCAACGCCAACGCCAATTAATGCTACCTCCTTTTCATGGCGATCGCATGAAAACTTATGGACAAATTATTTGTCAAATTACTCAAGCTGTGACTCAGCAATGGCAAGTTGGTAAACAAATTTCTATTAATCATTTTCTTCCCGATATTACTTTACAAATTATTTTACAAGTTGTATTCGGTATCAGCCCTGGAGAAAGGTACGAACAATTAAAAGTTAAGTTAAGTTCTCTGCTAGAAGACGTTACTACTCCCTGGTACTCCAGTTTATTCTTTTTCCCACCATTACAAAAAGACTTGGGTGCGTGGAGTCCTTGGGGACATTTTGTCAGACGCAGACAACAAATTGACAAATTAATCTATGCAGAAATATCGCAACGGCGACGAGAAAACAATCTGACGCGCACCGATATTTTATCAATGTTAATGGCGGCGCGAGATGAAAATGGACAGCAGATGAATGATGAGGAATTACGCGATCAGTTGATGTCTCTTTTATTATTAGGCTATGAAACTACAGCAGCAGCCTTAGCATGGGCATTTTACCTGCTCCATTCTCATCCACAAGTGCGCGATCGCCTACAACAAGAGCTTAATAATGCAGACAATACTAAACCAGATGCGATCGCCCAACTCCCATATCTTACTGCTATCTGTCAAGAATCCCTCCGAGTTCACCCCATTGCTTTAATTTGTACTCCTCGAATGGTAAGAGACTCCGTACAAATTGCTGGAGATAAATTCAACGCTGGGACAATTATCGTACCTTGTATTTACCTCACCCATAGAAGAGAAGAAATCTATCCTCAACCAGAAAAATTTCAACCAGAAAGATTCCTACACCAAAAATTTTCACCCTTTGAATATCTTCCCTTTGGTGGTGGTAGTCGCGGTTGTATTGGTGCAGCTTTTTCGCTATATGAAATGAAACTCGTACTTGCTACTGTGTTATCGCAGTATGAGTTAGAACTAGCAAATTCTCGTCCCGTTTCTCCAGTTCGGCGAGGCATTACAATTGTCCCTTCTGAAAATGGGATGCAAATGTCAGTTATCAGTGGCTAG
- a CDS encoding LmeA family phospholipid-binding protein produces MDNEPRLEEQVIDAVAEVGISSQVDNAEKIDVDIQTNLLKLILGQADSVDFTGQGVVIQKDIRLQEIEVQTDKVDVNPLSALFGKVELDKPLDAIAKIVITEPDLNRALKSDYVLKKARNFKINVDGQTVILEMQQMQFQLPGDNKMVFDGKVLLHEKGETQPLSFTATFRPRTQKQPVIVENFQCDRNEGISFAIALSLMQKVKQWMELPYFDLEGIALRVEEMTAQAGQLALQIQIRMKQIPQNLI; encoded by the coding sequence ATGGATAACGAGCCACGGTTAGAAGAACAAGTCATCGATGCAGTAGCAGAAGTAGGAATATCTAGCCAAGTAGATAACGCTGAAAAAATTGATGTTGATATTCAAACAAATCTCTTAAAGCTAATTTTAGGGCAAGCAGATTCAGTAGATTTTACTGGACAAGGCGTAGTTATACAAAAAGACATCCGCCTGCAAGAAATTGAGGTGCAGACGGATAAAGTTGATGTGAATCCACTCAGCGCTCTTTTTGGCAAGGTTGAATTAGATAAACCGTTAGATGCTATTGCCAAAATTGTCATTACAGAACCAGATTTAAATCGCGCTTTGAAGTCCGATTACGTATTAAAAAAAGCACGTAATTTTAAAATAAATGTAGACGGACAAACTGTTATTTTAGAAATGCAACAGATGCAATTCCAGTTACCCGGAGATAACAAAATGGTCTTCGATGGTAAGGTGTTGTTGCACGAAAAAGGCGAAACGCAGCCACTTAGTTTTACAGCTACATTTCGCCCCCGTACCCAGAAGCAACCAGTTATCGTTGAGAATTTTCAATGCGATCGCAATGAAGGAATATCTTTTGCGATCGCGCTATCATTAATGCAAAAAGTCAAACAATGGATGGAGTTACCCTATTTCGATCTAGAAGGAATAGCACTCAGAGTTGAAGAAATGACGGCGCAAGCAGGTCAGTTAGCTTTACAAATCCAAATTAGAATGAAACAAATACCTCAGAATTTAATTTAA
- the purU gene encoding formyltetrahydrofolate deformylase has protein sequence MNRLTATLLISCPDRQGLVAKIANFIYANGGNIIHADQHTDFAAGLFLTRIEWQLEGFHLPRELIAPAFGAIAQPLEAQWQLHFSDTIPRLAIWVSRQEHCLFDLILRQQAKEYAAEIPLIISNHPDLEWVAKQFGIDYYYIPVNKDNKAAQEEKQLELLHQYDIDLIVLAKYMQILSPEFMTRFPQAINIHHSFLPAFVGANPYQKAYERGVKIIGATAHYVTSELDAGPIIEQDVVRISHRDEVSDLIRKGKDLERVVLARAVRSHLQHRVLIYGNKTVVFE, from the coding sequence ATGAATAGACTGACAGCAACTCTACTCATTTCTTGTCCCGACCGACAAGGATTGGTAGCAAAAATTGCTAATTTTATCTATGCCAATGGTGGTAACATCATCCATGCCGATCAGCATACAGACTTTGCTGCTGGTTTGTTTCTAACCCGAATTGAATGGCAATTAGAGGGTTTTCATCTACCGCGAGAGCTAATTGCGCCTGCCTTTGGCGCGATCGCACAGCCTCTAGAGGCTCAATGGCAACTACACTTTTCCGACACCATCCCACGCCTTGCTATTTGGGTGAGTCGGCAAGAACATTGCTTATTCGATCTAATTCTCCGACAACAGGCAAAAGAGTATGCCGCAGAAATTCCCCTGATTATTAGCAATCATCCCGATTTAGAATGGGTGGCAAAACAATTTGGTATAGATTATTACTATATTCCCGTTAACAAAGATAACAAAGCGGCTCAAGAGGAAAAACAGTTAGAACTTTTGCACCAGTACGACATCGATCTCATCGTTCTGGCAAAATATATGCAAATTCTCAGTCCCGAATTTATGACCCGATTTCCTCAAGCAATTAACATTCACCATTCGTTCCTTCCTGCTTTTGTAGGCGCAAATCCATACCAGAAAGCTTACGAACGCGGAGTAAAAATTATTGGTGCTACCGCTCATTACGTGACATCAGAACTCGATGCTGGACCCATTATCGAGCAAGATGTCGTCCGCATCAGCCACCGAGATGAAGTCAGCGATTTGATCCGCAAGGGTAAAGATTTAGAACGAGTCGTTTTAGCTAGAGCTGTGCGATCGCATTTACAACACCGTGTCTTAATTTACGGGAATAAGACTGTAGTGTTTGAGTAA
- the trxA gene encoding thioredoxin produces the protein MATKQQFNNFAEMISGADVPVLVDFYAAWCGPCQMMAPILEQVNERLKSKIRIVKIDTDKYPQLASQYQIHALPTLVLFKQGQPVDRIEGVVPAPNLIEHLQALI, from the coding sequence ATGGCTACTAAACAGCAGTTCAATAATTTTGCCGAAATGATTTCTGGTGCTGATGTGCCTGTACTGGTAGATTTTTACGCTGCATGGTGCGGTCCTTGCCAGATGATGGCTCCAATTTTAGAACAAGTAAACGAGCGTCTCAAATCTAAAATCCGTATTGTGAAAATCGATACTGATAAATATCCACAACTCGCCAGTCAATATCAAATTCATGCCTTGCCCACACTAGTACTATTTAAGCAGGGTCAACCAGTCGATCGCATTGAGGGCGTAGTACCAGCACCTAATTTAATCGAACATTTACAAGCTCTAATTTAG
- the fabG gene encoding 3-oxoacyl-[acyl-carrier-protein] reductase — MEVLPEDLQRLRQQVAIVTGASRGIGRAIALSLAAEGANVVVNYASSSSAAKEVVEEIEAAGGSAIAIPADVSDAAQVDTLVNTVVDKWKRIDVLINNAGITRDTLLLRMKPEDWQAVIDLNLTGVFLCTKAVSKIMLKQRSGRIINIASVAGQMGNPGQANYSAAKAGAIGFTKTVAKELASRGIIVNAVAPGFITTDMTSNIDSEEILKYIPLSRYGKPEEVAGMVRFLAADPAAGYITGQVFNVDGGMVMT, encoded by the coding sequence ATGGAAGTATTGCCAGAGGATTTACAACGGTTACGCCAACAAGTGGCAATCGTCACGGGGGCTTCGCGAGGAATTGGACGGGCGATCGCTTTGAGTTTAGCCGCAGAAGGGGCAAACGTTGTTGTAAACTACGCAAGCTCTAGTTCCGCCGCTAAAGAAGTGGTAGAAGAAATTGAGGCGGCGGGGGGTAGCGCGATCGCAATTCCAGCTGATGTCTCGGACGCGGCTCAAGTAGATACTCTGGTTAATACTGTTGTAGACAAATGGAAGCGAATTGATGTTTTGATAAACAATGCTGGTATTACCCGCGATACTTTGTTGTTGCGGATGAAACCGGAAGACTGGCAAGCAGTCATCGACCTCAACCTTACAGGCGTATTCCTTTGTACCAAAGCTGTCAGCAAAATCATGCTCAAGCAACGCAGCGGGCGCATCATTAATATTGCTTCTGTAGCCGGACAAATGGGCAATCCCGGTCAAGCGAACTATAGTGCGGCGAAAGCTGGGGCGATCGGATTTACTAAAACCGTTGCGAAAGAACTTGCCTCCCGTGGCATTATCGTCAATGCCGTTGCTCCTGGTTTTATTACCACTGATATGACTAGCAACATTGATTCTGAAGAAATTCTGAAATATATTCCCTTGAGTCGTTACGGCAAACCCGAAGAAGTTGCTGGTATGGTGCGCTTTCTCGCCGCCGATCCTGCCGCTGGATACATTACAGGTCAAGTCTTCAACGTCGATGGTGGAATGGTTATGACTTAA
- the groL gene encoding chaperonin GroEL (60 kDa chaperone family; promotes refolding of misfolded polypeptides especially under stressful conditions; forms two stacked rings of heptamers to form a barrel-shaped 14mer; ends can be capped by GroES; misfolded proteins enter the barrel where they are refolded when GroES binds), which translates to MSKIVAFDDESRRALERGVNALADAVKITLGPKGRNVLLEKKYGAPQIVNDGITVAKEIELEDPLENTGARLIQEVASKTKDVAGDGTTTATVLAQAMIREGLRNVAAGANPVALRHGIEKTVAKLVEEIAAVAKPVEGNAIASVATVSAGNDEEVGAMIAEAMERVTKDGVITVEESKSLTTDLDVVEGMQLDRGYISPYFITDNERMVAEFENPRLLITDKKISTIQDLISILEKVARAGQPLIIIAEDVDGEALATLVVNKARGVLSVCAIKAPGFGDRRKEMLRDIAVLTGGQLISEEIGLSLDTASLEMMGVARKVIIDKESTTIVAEGDNRADVEKRIGQIRKQLAESDSDYDKEKLQERIAKLAGGVAVIKVGAATETELKDRKLRIEDALNATKAAVEEGIVPGGGTTLIHLAKKVDEFKASLQDEEKVAAEIVARALEAPLRQMADNAGAEGSVVVERVRETEFNVGYNAATGEFEDLIAAGILDPAKVVRSALQNAGSIAGMVLTTEALVVEKPEKKAAAAPDMGGMGGMGGMGGMGGMGGMGMM; encoded by the coding sequence ATGTCAAAAATCGTTGCGTTTGATGATGAATCGCGGCGGGCGTTGGAACGGGGTGTGAATGCCCTTGCCGATGCCGTGAAAATTACCCTGGGTCCAAAAGGTCGCAACGTCTTGTTAGAGAAAAAGTACGGTGCGCCGCAGATCGTTAATGACGGAATTACCGTAGCTAAAGAAATTGAGTTGGAAGACCCCCTAGAAAATACTGGGGCGCGTCTGATTCAGGAAGTTGCATCGAAAACTAAAGATGTAGCTGGGGATGGTACGACAACGGCGACAGTTCTCGCCCAAGCGATGATTCGCGAGGGCTTGCGAAACGTTGCAGCGGGAGCTAATCCAGTAGCGCTGCGTCACGGAATAGAGAAAACCGTTGCCAAGTTGGTAGAAGAAATAGCTGCTGTCGCCAAACCAGTCGAAGGAAATGCGATCGCCTCTGTGGCGACTGTCTCGGCTGGAAACGATGAAGAAGTTGGGGCGATGATCGCTGAGGCAATGGAGCGAGTCACCAAAGACGGTGTGATTACCGTTGAGGAATCCAAGTCTCTCACGACCGATTTAGACGTGGTAGAAGGGATGCAGTTGGATCGAGGTTATATTTCTCCCTACTTCATCACCGACAACGAGCGGATGGTAGCAGAGTTTGAGAATCCTCGCCTGTTGATTACAGACAAGAAAATCAGCACGATCCAAGATTTGATTTCGATTTTGGAAAAAGTCGCTCGTGCCGGACAACCTCTGATTATTATTGCTGAAGATGTTGATGGGGAAGCTTTAGCAACTTTGGTTGTGAATAAAGCTCGTGGCGTGTTGAGCGTCTGCGCGATTAAAGCGCCAGGATTTGGCGATCGCCGTAAAGAAATGTTGCGCGACATTGCCGTACTCACTGGCGGTCAGTTGATTTCTGAAGAAATCGGTTTGAGCTTAGATACCGCTTCTTTGGAAATGATGGGTGTTGCCCGTAAAGTCATCATCGACAAAGAATCTACCACAATCGTTGCTGAAGGCGACAACAGAGCCGATGTAGAAAAGCGTATTGGTCAAATTCGCAAGCAACTAGCAGAATCTGACTCCGACTATGACAAGGAGAAACTGCAAGAGCGAATTGCTAAGCTAGCTGGTGGCGTAGCAGTCATTAAAGTTGGTGCAGCAACCGAAACCGAACTCAAAGACCGCAAACTGCGAATCGAAGACGCGCTTAACGCGACTAAAGCCGCAGTTGAAGAAGGTATCGTCCCTGGCGGCGGAACGACTCTAATCCACTTGGCGAAGAAGGTGGACGAATTTAAAGCCAGCTTGCAAGACGAAGAAAAAGTTGCCGCTGAAATCGTCGCTAGAGCGCTGGAAGCTCCCTTACGCCAAATGGCAGACAATGCAGGGGCTGAAGGCTCTGTCGTGGTTGAGAGAGTGCGGGAAACCGAGTTTAACGTTGGTTACAATGCGGCAACTGGCGAGTTTGAAGATCTGATTGCTGCTGGCATTCTCGACCCTGCTAAGGTTGTGCGTTCGGCATTACAAAACGCTGGTTCGATTGCTGGTATGGTGTTAACGACCGAAGCCCTAGTGGTTGAAAAGCCAGAGAAGAAAGCTGCTGCTGCTCCTGACATGGGTGGCATGGGTGGCATGGGCGGCATGGGTGGTATGGGCGGTATGGGTGGCATGGGTATGATGTAG
- the selD gene encoding selenide, water dikinase SelD, which produces MQRSQLVTKDLVLIGGGHSHAIVLRMLGMKPIPGIRVTLITEASDTPYSGMLPGHVAGFYTHEECHIDLRRLAQFARVQFYRDLVVGLDLVNKKVICANRPPVAYDLLSVDIGSTPAQISVPGAAEYAIPAKPVAQFLQHWYDLCRDVTTCRDVTCNVSTLRLGIVGGGAGGVELAMAMQGHLQSIRSPQPPLKRGAKSSRLFREEREDRDLEIHLFQRGAELMPNYNSWVRHRCQEILIHKRIQLHLQETVCEIQSYPTPYTYTGGFPNPPLPTPYTIKCESGLQVECDRIFWVTQASAPDWLQAAGIATDERGFILVNDALQSVSHPDVFAAGDIASMVNYPRPKAGVFAVRQGKPLFKNLRRALLGRSLQPYKPQKQYLSLIGTGDGKAIAAWGKLGFGATGWLWRWKDAIDRKFMQRFSNLPQMQEKGQKSKVKSQTSKQIPNSEFRIPNSEFPMPCAGCGSKVSSTVLARVLNQIKQDSTNWCNRQDIIIGLDAPDDAAVVEVPGGLWMVHTIDHFHSLINDPYIFGQITANHCLSDIFAMGATPQSALAIATIPYALESKTEETLYQLLSGAVKVLADAQTPLVGGHTTEGSELEFGLSCNGLVHPNKLLRKGGMQPGQVLILTKALGTGTLFAAEMQRETKGDWIDRAVTSMLQSNQVAAACLMAHGATACTDVTGFGLAGHLYEMVRASRSVGISACAVDLNLAAIPALEGAIATLQKGIVSSLQAENLRIARFITDLNIAGSESLSPSARYSLLFDPQTSGGLLASIPAEQASQCLDKLHSLGYAQSCIIGKVVDLEGDRQPITINLSNV; this is translated from the coding sequence ATGCAGCGATCGCAACTCGTAACTAAAGATTTAGTCCTGATTGGCGGCGGTCACAGCCATGCTATTGTCCTGAGAATGCTGGGCATGAAACCGATACCAGGCATTCGAGTCACATTAATTACAGAAGCGTCAGATACTCCTTATTCGGGGATGTTACCCGGTCACGTTGCCGGATTTTACACTCATGAAGAATGCCACATCGATCTGCGACGTTTAGCTCAATTTGCTCGGGTGCAATTTTATCGCGATCTCGTTGTTGGATTAGATTTAGTTAATAAAAAAGTTATTTGTGCCAATCGTCCGCCTGTAGCGTACGATTTGCTTTCCGTTGATATTGGCAGCACTCCGGCTCAAATTTCCGTACCTGGTGCAGCAGAGTACGCGATTCCAGCAAAACCAGTGGCGCAGTTTCTGCAACATTGGTATGACTTGTGTAGAGACGTTACAACATGTAGAGACGTTACATGTAACGTCTCTACATTGCGCCTGGGAATTGTCGGTGGAGGTGCTGGCGGAGTCGAGTTAGCAATGGCAATGCAGGGTCATTTGCAGTCTATAAGATCCCCCCAACCCCCCTTAAAAAGGGGGGCTAAGTCTTCTCGCTTATTCAGGGAGGAGAGGGAAGATCGAGATCTAGAAATTCATCTATTTCAGCGCGGTGCTGAATTAATGCCAAATTACAATTCCTGGGTACGGCATCGCTGTCAAGAGATTTTAATCCACAAAAGAATTCAACTACACCTGCAAGAAACCGTTTGTGAAATCCAATCGTACCCCACACCCTACACCTATACGGGCGGGTTTCCAAACCCGCCCCTACCAACACCCTACACCATCAAATGTGAATCTGGATTGCAGGTAGAATGCGATCGCATCTTCTGGGTAACGCAAGCCTCCGCACCCGATTGGCTACAAGCCGCAGGAATCGCCACTGACGAACGCGGATTTATTCTCGTCAACGATGCACTACAATCGGTTTCCCATCCAGATGTATTTGCAGCGGGTGATATTGCCTCAATGGTAAATTATCCCCGTCCCAAAGCTGGAGTATTTGCCGTGCGCCAAGGCAAACCTTTATTTAAAAACCTGCGACGAGCATTATTAGGGCGATCGCTACAGCCTTACAAACCGCAGAAACAATATTTAAGTTTAATCGGTACGGGAGACGGCAAAGCGATCGCGGCATGGGGAAAACTTGGTTTTGGCGCTACTGGCTGGCTGTGGCGCTGGAAAGATGCGATCGATCGCAAATTCATGCAACGGTTTAGTAACTTACCGCAAATGCAGGAGAAAGGGCAAAAGTCAAAAGTTAAAAGTCAAACGTCAAAACAAATTCCGAATTCCGAATTCCGAATTCCGAATTCCGAATTCCCTATGCCTTGTGCTGGCTGCGGTTCTAAGGTTAGCAGCACAGTTTTAGCAAGGGTACTCAATCAAATCAAGCAGGATAGTACTAACTGGTGCAATCGCCAAGATATTATTATCGGGCTAGATGCTCCTGACGATGCGGCGGTGGTGGAAGTACCAGGCGGTTTGTGGATGGTACACACCATAGATCATTTCCACAGTCTCATCAACGATCCGTATATTTTTGGACAAATTACTGCCAACCATTGCCTCAGCGATATTTTTGCAATGGGTGCGACACCTCAAAGTGCATTGGCGATCGCAACTATTCCCTATGCTTTAGAATCCAAAACAGAAGAAACCCTTTATCAGTTACTATCCGGCGCAGTCAAAGTGCTAGCTGACGCGCAGACACCTTTGGTAGGTGGACACACAACTGAAGGCAGCGAATTGGAATTTGGCTTATCTTGTAACGGTTTAGTCCACCCGAATAAACTTCTGCGCAAAGGTGGAATGCAGCCAGGACAAGTTCTAATTTTAACTAAAGCCCTTGGTACGGGAACCCTTTTTGCTGCCGAGATGCAACGGGAAACTAAAGGAGATTGGATCGATCGCGCTGTTACTTCAATGTTGCAATCGAATCAAGTCGCAGCTGCTTGTTTAATGGCACATGGAGCCACTGCTTGTACTGATGTTACGGGTTTTGGGCTTGCCGGACACTTGTACGAAATGGTTCGAGCTTCCCGTAGCGTAGGCATCTCTGCCTGTGCGGTAGATTTAAATTTAGCAGCAATTCCTGCTCTAGAAGGTGCGATCGCTACATTACAAAAAGGAATTGTCAGTTCGCTGCAAGCGGAAAATTTACGCATTGCTCGTTTTATTACCGATCTAAACATCGCTGGTTCAGAATCGCTCAGCCCGTCTGCTCGCTACTCGCTCTTATTCGATCCGCAGACATCGGGCGGTTTACTAGCATCAATTCCAGCAGAACAAGCCAGTCAATGTCTAGATAAGCTACATAGTTTAGGCTATGCACAAAGTTGCATTATTGGCAAGGTAGTAGATTTAGAGGGCGATCGCCAACCAATAACCATAAATTTATCCAATGTATAG